The nucleotide sequence GAGGGTGACGAATACGAAAAACGCGGCGAGGCTCCGTGCCGCCAGCCTCAGCGTGCCTGCCATCGCCGCGCCGCTAGTCTTCGCGGTCGATACGGACGCCGTAGAGTTCCATCCGGTGATCGACCAGCCGGTAGCCCAGCTTCTCGGCGATCTGCCGCTGCAGCGCTTCGAGCTCCGGGTCGACGAATTCGACGACCTTGCCGGTCTCGACATCGATCAGATGGTCGTGGTGCGCCTCGGGTGCGGGTTCGTAACGGGCGCGGCCATCCCCGAAATCGTGGCGGTCGAGAATGCCGGCCTCTTCGAACAGGCGCACGGTGCGATAGACCGTCGCGATCGAAATCTTCGGGTCGATCGAATTGGCGCGCCGGTGAAGCTGTTCCACGTCGGGGTGGTCTTCGCTTTCCGACAGCACCCGGGCGATGATCCGGCGCTGCTCGGTGATGCGCAGGCCGCGTTCGGCGCACAGGGCTTCGAGATCGATCTGCTGGTGCAACTGTTCTGCCC is from Croceibacterium aestuarii and encodes:
- a CDS encoding Fur family transcriptional regulator — protein: MHQQIDLEALCAERGLRITEQRRIIARVLSESEDHPDVEQLHRRANSIDPKISIATVYRTVRLFEEAGILDRHDFGDGRARYEPAPEAHHDHLIDVETGKVVEFVDPELEALQRQIAEKLGYRLVDHRMELYGVRIDRED